The following proteins come from a genomic window of Corallococcus sp. NCRR:
- a CDS encoding alpha/beta hydrolase, whose amino-acid sequence MSTLPIDFDPQLAALLPALEGYVPRRMTLAQLEHFRGLSRVTREDLLGDAKVHCVDHRIPGYQGAEITVSVIARQGHSVPGPAVYHIHGGGMVMGTRFAGAKPLVDWALRHDAVCVTVEYRLAPEHPAPTLVEDCYAGLVWITANADRLRFDPNQLVIFGGSGGGGLAAGTTLLARDRQGPKLLGQLLQCPMLDDRNETESAHRYDGVGVWDRTSNLTAWRAVLGERCGGPDVSPYSAPARATDLRGLPPTFIDVAAGETFRDEAVAYARGILAAGGECELHVWGGAFHGFYDIAPQSDVARACISTRDAWLGRMFARGATP is encoded by the coding sequence ATGAGCACTCTCCCCATCGACTTCGATCCTCAGCTGGCCGCGCTCCTGCCCGCGCTGGAGGGGTATGTGCCCCGGAGGATGACGCTGGCGCAGTTGGAGCACTTCCGTGGCTTGAGCCGGGTGACGCGGGAGGACCTGCTGGGGGACGCGAAGGTCCACTGCGTCGACCACCGCATCCCCGGCTATCAGGGCGCCGAGATTACCGTCTCCGTCATTGCCCGGCAGGGCCACTCGGTTCCGGGGCCGGCCGTCTATCACATCCATGGCGGCGGGATGGTGATGGGGACCCGCTTCGCGGGAGCGAAGCCGCTCGTGGACTGGGCGCTCCGTCATGACGCGGTCTGCGTGACGGTGGAATACCGGCTGGCTCCCGAGCACCCGGCGCCGACCTTGGTGGAGGACTGTTACGCCGGGCTGGTGTGGATAACGGCGAACGCCGACCGGCTGCGGTTTGATCCGAACCAGCTCGTCATCTTCGGCGGGAGCGGCGGGGGTGGGCTCGCGGCGGGAACCACGCTCCTGGCCCGGGATCGGCAGGGCCCGAAGCTGTTGGGGCAACTGCTGCAATGCCCGATGCTGGACGACCGCAACGAGACGGAGTCCGCCCACCGGTATGACGGCGTCGGAGTCTGGGACCGCACCAGTAACCTGACGGCGTGGCGCGCGGTGCTGGGCGAGCGCTGTGGAGGCCCGGACGTGTCTCCCTATTCCGCGCCCGCGCGTGCCACGGACCTGCGAGGGCTGCCGCCGACCTTCATCGACGTCGCGGCAGGGGAGACGTTCCGGGATGAAGCCGTCGCGTATGCGCGCGGCATCCTGGCGGCAGGGGGTGAGTGTGAGCTGCACGTCTGGGGCGGAGCCTTCCACGGCTTCTACGACATCGCCCCTCAGTCCGACGTGGCGCGCGCCTGCATTTCGACGCGCGACGCCTGGCTGGGCCGGATGTTCGCCCGGGGTGCTACTCCGTGA
- a CDS encoding MG2 domain-containing protein: MAHFVPFALRALLPLGVAAVFVMVSPQVQAARATSRSLGGEDRYLTHVTTDKPLYRPGEQVLVRGLVLEASSRKPYTGSLQAQVEVRGPKGDVVTTSTASTADAVWGYAWPIPAGQPGGEYTLRVTYPWTGAAPAERKFDVRAYRAPRLKSQIEFLRDGYGPGDTVTTTLDVKRAEGGVPEGAKVTANALVDGATVAQVPCTVDAKGRCTVRFPLPSAMERGEGTLAFTIEDGGVVESAAKTIPILLQTLDLALYPEGGDLVAGLASRVYFEARTPARKPADLVGQVVEVDSGKVVAHVRSEHEGRGRFELTPQAGVKYALRIDSPSGIRKRFPLPEVKPRGAVIRVREDVVPAGKLVQLVVGLNNVGRATVTLSQREVRVASAVLGDVRGGPVTLDPGEADGVLVATVWDHDGRPLAERLVFRQPSKELTVELKADRTRYVPGGPVRLTARTTRGGQPVSALVMLTVTDDAVLELQEKRDQAPQLPVMVLLEPEVKELADAQLYLDAKNPKSKLAVDLLLGTQGWRRFALTDTQGFLARHGDAAMRVLAVRWPREPVRKARPSSISKAGRGDVEGMAPPMMDRAVDEEEDAFAGLALDAVRPEMAPVAAAAPPPMPPARMAPEVEAPAPVLQVAKEEEAPRERRVLRAKRDINADDKQLSQGQLIYLREFAHTARPNRKAGDRVDFAETLYWNAGVRTDARTGEARVSFAMSDSVTTFKAFAGAVGGDGALGSAVAELESVQPFYAEPKLPLEVTSGDVVRLPVALVNGTEALLPGAGVKVELKGDVKVSGGATLDLASQARGRQLFSLEIGQETRPVDVRLTASAGEYTDVVTRTLSIKPRGFPGRVSFGGLLSSKGPAAHRVVLPQGLVPGSVRTSIAVYPGPLANMTESLARLIQEPSGCFEQTSSTTYPMTMAQQYFQTHTGVNPELVASAREKLERGYQRLVGYETSEKGYEWFGQNPGHEALTAFGLLHFTDMRQVRDVDAGMLERTRAWLLQQRDGQGGFNRKRRALHVWVEDPDTSNAYIVWTLLESAGQPASQAKELAREVASLKAAAAKSTNNYVVALAANALALAGDTAEARKLMGRLASAQGQDGVVGGATQSIVGSSGETLNIETTALAALAWMRDPTYVGNVERAMKFLAESSDGGRYGATQSTVLALRAIIAYDKARASKLTPGQVRVYVDGRPVGEPVRFDGASQEALKLPDVSALLGAGERRVELRMEGGAELPYSVEVTYNTVTPDSSKDTAVTLEVALAKTALTEGEPTEARVVVANRTGQRLPTAVAIFGVPGGLEVRHDQLKELVKRQVVDAYEVLGRDVVLYWRGMEPHKRIDVPLSLVAAVPGTYTGPSSRAYLYYADEHKVWSEGVKVSIAPKP; the protein is encoded by the coding sequence ATGGCCCACTTCGTCCCGTTTGCCCTGCGCGCGCTCCTGCCGCTGGGGGTCGCAGCAGTCTTCGTGATGGTATCGCCCCAGGTCCAAGCGGCCCGGGCCACCTCGCGCTCCCTGGGGGGCGAAGACCGCTACCTGACCCACGTCACCACCGACAAGCCGCTCTATCGCCCCGGGGAGCAGGTGCTGGTGCGCGGCCTGGTGCTGGAGGCCTCCAGCCGCAAGCCCTACACGGGCTCGCTCCAGGCTCAGGTGGAGGTGCGCGGGCCCAAGGGGGACGTCGTCACCACCAGCACGGCGTCCACGGCGGACGCGGTCTGGGGCTACGCCTGGCCCATCCCCGCCGGCCAGCCCGGCGGTGAGTACACCCTGCGCGTCACCTACCCGTGGACCGGCGCGGCCCCCGCGGAGCGCAAGTTCGACGTGCGCGCCTACCGGGCCCCCCGGCTCAAGTCCCAGATCGAATTCCTCCGGGATGGCTACGGGCCGGGCGACACCGTCACCACCACGCTGGACGTGAAGCGCGCGGAGGGCGGCGTGCCCGAGGGCGCGAAGGTGACGGCCAACGCGCTCGTGGATGGCGCCACCGTGGCGCAGGTGCCGTGCACGGTGGACGCGAAGGGGCGCTGCACGGTGCGCTTCCCGCTGCCCTCGGCGATGGAGCGCGGCGAGGGCACGCTGGCCTTCACCATCGAGGACGGCGGCGTGGTGGAGTCCGCGGCGAAGACGATCCCCATCCTCCTCCAGACGCTGGACCTGGCCCTGTATCCGGAGGGCGGCGACCTGGTGGCGGGGCTCGCCTCGCGCGTCTACTTCGAGGCGCGCACGCCCGCGCGCAAGCCCGCGGACCTGGTGGGCCAGGTGGTGGAGGTGGACAGCGGCAAGGTGGTCGCCCATGTGCGCTCGGAGCACGAAGGCCGTGGACGCTTCGAGCTGACCCCGCAGGCCGGGGTGAAGTACGCGCTGCGCATCGACTCGCCTTCGGGCATCCGCAAGCGCTTCCCTCTGCCGGAGGTGAAGCCGAGGGGCGCCGTCATCCGCGTGCGCGAGGACGTCGTGCCCGCGGGCAAGCTGGTGCAGCTCGTCGTGGGCCTGAACAACGTCGGCCGCGCGACGGTGACGCTGAGCCAGCGCGAGGTGCGCGTCGCGTCGGCGGTGCTGGGCGACGTGCGGGGCGGGCCGGTGACGCTGGATCCGGGCGAGGCGGACGGCGTGCTCGTCGCCACGGTGTGGGACCACGACGGGCGGCCCCTCGCGGAGCGGCTGGTGTTCCGCCAGCCTTCAAAGGAGCTGACGGTGGAGCTGAAGGCGGACCGCACGCGCTACGTGCCTGGGGGCCCGGTGCGGCTCACGGCCCGGACGACGCGCGGCGGCCAGCCGGTCTCCGCGCTGGTGATGCTCACCGTGACGGATGACGCCGTGCTGGAGCTCCAGGAGAAGCGCGACCAGGCGCCCCAACTCCCGGTCATGGTGCTGCTGGAGCCGGAGGTGAAGGAGCTGGCCGACGCGCAGCTCTACCTCGACGCGAAGAACCCGAAGTCGAAGCTGGCGGTGGACCTGCTCCTGGGGACGCAGGGCTGGCGGCGCTTCGCGCTGACCGACACGCAGGGCTTCCTCGCCCGGCATGGTGACGCGGCGATGCGCGTGCTCGCGGTGCGCTGGCCGCGGGAGCCCGTCCGCAAGGCCCGGCCGTCTTCCATCAGCAAGGCCGGACGCGGCGATGTCGAGGGGATGGCCCCGCCCATGATGGACCGGGCCGTGGATGAAGAGGAGGACGCCTTCGCCGGCCTGGCGCTGGACGCGGTCCGCCCCGAAATGGCCCCCGTCGCCGCGGCGGCTCCGCCTCCCATGCCCCCGGCTCGGATGGCTCCGGAAGTGGAGGCCCCGGCCCCCGTGCTCCAGGTGGCGAAGGAGGAAGAGGCGCCGAGGGAGCGGAGGGTCCTTCGCGCGAAGCGGGACATCAACGCCGACGACAAGCAGCTCAGCCAGGGGCAGCTCATCTACCTCCGCGAGTTCGCGCACACCGCGCGGCCGAACCGCAAGGCGGGAGACCGGGTCGACTTCGCGGAGACGCTCTACTGGAACGCTGGCGTGCGCACGGATGCCCGCACTGGCGAGGCGCGGGTGTCCTTCGCGATGAGCGACTCGGTGACGACGTTCAAGGCCTTCGCGGGCGCGGTGGGCGGTGACGGCGCGCTCGGTTCGGCGGTGGCGGAGCTGGAGTCCGTGCAGCCGTTCTACGCGGAGCCCAAGCTGCCGCTCGAGGTGACGTCCGGAGACGTCGTGCGGCTGCCTGTGGCGCTGGTGAACGGGACCGAGGCGTTGCTTCCGGGCGCGGGGGTGAAGGTGGAGCTGAAGGGCGACGTGAAGGTCTCCGGCGGTGCCACGCTGGACCTGGCGTCGCAGGCGCGGGGCCGGCAGCTCTTCTCGCTGGAGATTGGCCAGGAGACCCGGCCGGTGGACGTGAGGCTCACGGCGAGCGCGGGCGAGTACACGGACGTCGTCACCCGCACGCTGTCCATCAAGCCCCGGGGCTTCCCGGGCCGCGTGTCCTTCGGAGGGCTCTTGTCCTCGAAGGGCCCGGCGGCGCACCGGGTGGTGCTGCCCCAGGGCCTGGTGCCCGGCAGCGTGCGGACGTCCATCGCCGTGTACCCGGGCCCGCTGGCCAACATGACGGAGTCGCTGGCCCGCCTCATCCAGGAGCCCTCCGGCTGCTTCGAGCAGACCAGCTCCACGACGTACCCCATGACGATGGCGCAGCAGTACTTCCAGACGCACACCGGCGTGAACCCGGAGTTGGTGGCGAGCGCGCGCGAGAAGCTGGAGCGCGGCTACCAGCGGCTGGTCGGCTACGAGACCTCAGAGAAGGGCTACGAGTGGTTCGGGCAGAACCCGGGCCACGAGGCGCTAACCGCGTTCGGCCTGCTGCACTTCACGGACATGCGCCAGGTGCGCGACGTGGACGCCGGAATGCTGGAGCGCACGCGCGCGTGGCTGCTCCAGCAGCGGGACGGCCAGGGCGGCTTCAACCGCAAGCGCCGCGCGCTGCACGTGTGGGTGGAGGACCCGGACACGTCGAACGCGTACATCGTCTGGACGCTGCTGGAGAGCGCGGGCCAGCCGGCCTCGCAGGCGAAGGAGCTGGCGCGCGAGGTGGCCTCGCTGAAGGCCGCCGCGGCGAAGAGCACCAACAACTACGTGGTGGCCCTGGCGGCCAACGCGCTGGCGCTCGCCGGTGACACCGCCGAGGCCCGGAAGCTGATGGGCCGGCTCGCCTCCGCGCAGGGACAGGACGGCGTGGTGGGCGGCGCGACGCAGTCCATCGTGGGCAGCTCGGGCGAGACGCTGAACATCGAGACCACCGCGCTGGCGGCGTTGGCCTGGATGCGCGACCCCACGTACGTGGGCAACGTGGAGCGCGCGATGAAGTTCCTCGCCGAATCCAGCGACGGAGGCCGCTACGGCGCGACGCAGAGCACGGTGCTCGCGCTGCGCGCCATCATCGCCTACGACAAGGCGCGCGCGTCCAAGCTCACGCCGGGTCAGGTGCGCGTCTACGTGGACGGCCGCCCGGTGGGTGAGCCGGTGCGCTTCGACGGCGCCTCGCAGGAGGCCCTCAAGCTGCCGGACGTGAGCGCGCTCCTGGGCGCGGGGGAGCGCCGCGTGGAGCTGCGGATGGAGGGCGGCGCGGAGCTGCCGTACTCGGTGGAGGTCACCTACAACACGGTGACGCCGGACAGCTCCAAGGACACGGCGGTGACGCTGGAGGTGGCGCTGGCGAAGACGGCCCTCACCGAGGGGGAGCCCACGGAGGCACGCGTGGTGGTGGCCAACCGCACCGGCCAGCGGCTGCCCACGGCGGTGGCCATCTTCGGCGTGCCGGGCGGGCTGGAGGTGCGGCACGACCAGCTCAAGGAGCTGGTGAAGCGCCAGGTGGTGGATGCGTACGAGGTGCTCGGGCGCGACGTCGTCCTGTACTGGCGTGGCATGGAGCCCCACAAGCGCATCGACGTGCCGCTGTCCCTGGTGGCCGCGGTGCCCGGCACCTACACCGGCCCGTCCAGCCGCGCGTACCTGTACTACGCGGACGAGCACAAGGTGTGGAGCGAAGGCGTGAAGGTCTCCATCGCACCAAAGCCGTAG
- a CDS encoding NACHT domain-containing protein, translating to MNPSIPWQRFWIARGETPPLSDEGYLLDRGGTSSKLVSLPALLSTHCVALLGEPGMGKTTTLQQERQAIREHCARVGAHLLWHDLAAFGDEGRLARALFEGEAITKWKTGEGPLYIVLDSFDECHLRIETLSKVILHELRHLPIDRLFLFIACRPAHWPRSFEKSLSELWKDGGFAAVELAPLRKQDVEQLAQARQVDAAKFLLEVARRDATALALRPVTLQFLLRAFKQGRFPADRWTLYLEGCGLLAQENDESRAESGQRGRLGPEARLAVASRLAALTLLSNRDVIWLGPPDPDADVPHGVRLEDVTGGEEEDGNGLRVAITEEPLQETLRTGLFGSKGPRLAGWAHRTYAEFLAALFLKRRKVPREQLASLFRHPEDAAQLIVPQLQEVAAWLASQDEGFREFLLETDPWVLLRSDALTASPLLRERLVDALMGTLEKGTSLGSELAPHPSLHRLAHPGLGAQLRRYLHSTPDQARVLALALDIVGACAERSLASECADIALDASFEVNERHRAIQVLGLLGDKEAWSRLRPLAFSEVDDESKGILREETLTLLWPHEISTGQVIDMVRTRPWYSYLGMRFRAAWEEHLPLADLTLALSKIAQPAMKGEEGLHSSAFKELSTTVLQKAWEHLDMAGVFEPFCSAVWAQLKMGWDVLPHAREDLSPLAGWNLRGEEERWRLIQGLASMRTASRDLWSLAQVRPPLFFDRDFHPLLQRALKSSSPEEQSSWAELAAEVFSRADPTHEAALNEATQQHPLLVHAFARVQDREAKTPSKVEQRPRQCEQLLVRMEGGDARCWPELVQLLSSFHEEKFDLFASGQYWTTLPEELQQRITVAGAGYVNLPVPTEEPWLDKGGQIPWEAWSGYAALMLLARRASDELEDLPPAVWRNWASLILTAPRWNSDKNDEHRKRIVGLAARHAPATVEACFRRKLAVEESESRGYPFLDGLTMSWNGVLTSVALESFRRPSLPEPLRQHLFWILLEHAPFQVLPFAKQRLTAKKGVSRAIKIELAKTLLWRAPTLTWEWVWPLLQRDVDFGRAVMEALVARGVGFAIHIGIYSPAQLADFYLWIERHGGPRVPRSENRFGTVMNSRQDLHSIQSNICGFLLRQSSRDACLALERLNHELPGQKSLRMALIHVQNNFRTENWHPPGPRQLLTLLVSPQARIVQSAAQLLDVIVESLGRLQAELHGETPALEFLWNEWKEEGGPVRFKPKKENLLSDWIKRHLAQELAGRRIVVNREVEIRPTEPLRPGQRTDLLVQAFASEREAPISVIIEVKGCWNTGLWTAMREQLVDRYLAENACQHGIYLVGWYACAHWDETRAHPTEGRAIPQDRARQWLQEQATELSRGNVQVRSFVLDAAFRAEREAPPPRKRR from the coding sequence GTGAATCCATCCATTCCGTGGCAGCGCTTCTGGATCGCTCGCGGCGAAACCCCACCGCTTTCCGATGAGGGCTACCTGCTCGACAGGGGGGGCACGTCCTCGAAGCTCGTCTCCTTGCCTGCGCTGCTCTCCACGCACTGCGTGGCACTGCTCGGAGAGCCGGGCATGGGCAAGACCACCACGCTCCAACAGGAGCGGCAGGCCATCCGGGAACACTGCGCTCGCGTGGGCGCGCACCTTCTCTGGCATGACCTGGCCGCGTTCGGAGATGAGGGGCGGCTGGCGCGAGCCCTCTTCGAAGGAGAAGCCATCACGAAGTGGAAGACCGGGGAGGGTCCGCTCTACATCGTCCTGGACAGCTTCGATGAGTGCCACCTGCGCATCGAGACGCTGAGCAAGGTGATCCTGCACGAGCTTCGTCACCTTCCCATCGACCGGCTGTTTCTCTTCATCGCCTGCCGTCCCGCCCACTGGCCGCGCAGCTTTGAAAAGAGCTTGAGCGAGCTGTGGAAGGACGGAGGCTTCGCCGCGGTCGAGCTCGCGCCCCTTCGCAAACAGGATGTCGAGCAACTGGCCCAGGCACGGCAAGTGGATGCGGCGAAGTTCCTCCTGGAAGTGGCCCGGCGAGACGCCACGGCGCTCGCCCTCCGCCCGGTGACCCTCCAATTCCTGCTGCGCGCGTTCAAGCAGGGACGGTTCCCGGCGGATCGGTGGACCCTCTATCTGGAGGGCTGCGGCCTGCTGGCACAGGAGAACGATGAATCCCGCGCTGAATCCGGACAGCGGGGCCGCCTGGGTCCAGAGGCCCGGCTGGCCGTTGCCTCGCGACTCGCGGCGCTGACGCTGCTGTCCAACAGGGATGTCATCTGGCTTGGCCCGCCGGATCCCGATGCGGACGTCCCCCACGGCGTGCGGCTTGAAGATGTGACGGGCGGCGAAGAGGAGGATGGCAATGGCCTGCGCGTGGCCATCACGGAAGAGCCCCTCCAGGAGACGCTGCGCACCGGATTGTTCGGCAGCAAGGGGCCCCGGCTCGCGGGCTGGGCCCACCGGACCTATGCGGAGTTCCTGGCGGCCCTCTTCCTGAAGCGGCGCAAGGTCCCGCGCGAACAGCTCGCGAGCCTCTTCCGGCATCCAGAGGACGCGGCCCAGCTCATCGTGCCCCAGCTTCAGGAGGTGGCCGCATGGCTCGCTTCCCAGGACGAGGGCTTCCGCGAGTTCCTCCTGGAGACGGATCCCTGGGTCCTCCTGCGGAGTGACGCCCTCACGGCGAGTCCCCTCCTCCGGGAGAGGCTCGTGGACGCCCTCATGGGCACGCTCGAAAAGGGCACGTCCCTGGGGAGCGAGCTGGCCCCCCACCCATCCCTTCACAGGCTCGCGCATCCAGGGCTCGGGGCACAGCTCCGCCGCTATCTCCATTCGACTCCCGACCAGGCTCGTGTCCTTGCACTCGCGCTGGACATCGTAGGTGCCTGCGCAGAGCGCTCGCTGGCCTCCGAATGCGCGGACATCGCGTTGGATGCCAGCTTCGAGGTGAACGAACGGCACCGTGCCATCCAGGTCCTGGGCTTGCTCGGAGACAAGGAGGCCTGGTCCCGGCTCCGCCCCCTGGCGTTCTCGGAGGTGGATGACGAGTCCAAGGGGATCCTGCGGGAGGAAACCCTCACCCTGCTCTGGCCCCACGAGATTTCCACCGGGCAGGTCATCGACATGGTTCGGACCCGTCCCTGGTACTCATACCTGGGCATGCGGTTCCGGGCGGCTTGGGAAGAACACCTTCCCCTCGCGGACCTGACGCTGGCCCTGAGCAAGATCGCGCAACCTGCCATGAAAGGAGAGGAAGGACTTCACAGTTCGGCGTTCAAGGAACTCAGCACGACCGTGCTCCAGAAGGCGTGGGAGCACCTGGACATGGCTGGGGTCTTCGAGCCGTTTTGTTCCGCCGTCTGGGCCCAGCTGAAAATGGGATGGGATGTTCTTCCCCATGCCAGGGAGGATCTCAGCCCCCTTGCGGGTTGGAACCTCCGCGGCGAAGAGGAGCGTTGGCGGCTCATCCAAGGACTTGCCTCGATGCGAACCGCCTCCAGGGATCTCTGGTCGCTGGCGCAGGTTCGTCCCCCACTCTTCTTCGACCGAGACTTTCATCCGCTGTTGCAGCGTGCCCTGAAGTCCTCGTCGCCAGAGGAGCAGTCGTCCTGGGCCGAGCTGGCGGCTGAGGTCTTTTCGAGAGCAGACCCTACCCACGAAGCCGCGCTCAATGAGGCCACGCAACAGCATCCGCTGTTGGTCCATGCATTCGCGAGGGTCCAGGACCGGGAGGCGAAGACACCCTCCAAGGTGGAGCAACGTCCACGGCAGTGCGAGCAACTGCTGGTTCGCATGGAAGGTGGCGATGCTCGATGCTGGCCGGAGCTCGTCCAGCTCCTGTCCAGCTTCCACGAGGAGAAGTTCGACCTCTTCGCTTCAGGTCAGTACTGGACCACCCTTCCAGAGGAACTTCAGCAGCGCATCACCGTCGCGGGAGCCGGCTACGTCAACCTCCCTGTCCCAACCGAAGAGCCCTGGCTCGACAAAGGCGGACAGATTCCATGGGAGGCCTGGAGCGGGTACGCAGCCCTCATGCTCCTGGCTCGGCGCGCGTCGGATGAACTGGAAGACCTGCCCCCGGCCGTCTGGAGGAACTGGGCCTCCTTGATCCTCACCGCGCCTCGCTGGAATTCGGACAAGAACGACGAGCATCGCAAGCGCATCGTGGGCCTGGCCGCGCGGCATGCCCCCGCCACCGTGGAGGCTTGTTTCCGGCGCAAACTGGCGGTCGAGGAATCCGAATCGCGAGGCTATCCCTTTCTCGACGGCTTGACGATGTCTTGGAATGGCGTCCTGACTTCCGTGGCGTTGGAGTCCTTCCGCCGTCCGTCCCTTCCAGAGCCGCTCCGCCAGCACCTGTTCTGGATATTGCTGGAGCATGCCCCGTTCCAGGTTCTACCCTTCGCGAAGCAGCGCCTCACCGCGAAAAAGGGCGTGTCCCGAGCCATCAAGATCGAGCTCGCCAAGACCCTTCTCTGGCGGGCTCCGACGTTGACGTGGGAATGGGTCTGGCCCCTTCTTCAGCGGGATGTGGACTTTGGCCGAGCCGTGATGGAAGCCCTCGTGGCGCGAGGAGTGGGATTCGCCATACACATCGGCATCTACTCTCCAGCCCAGCTCGCGGACTTCTATCTTTGGATCGAGCGGCACGGCGGACCTCGCGTCCCCCGGAGTGAGAACCGATTTGGGACGGTGATGAACTCCCGCCAGGATCTGCATTCGATCCAGTCCAACATCTGCGGCTTCTTGTTGAGACAGTCCTCGCGGGACGCATGCCTGGCCCTCGAGCGGCTGAACCACGAGCTTCCCGGCCAGAAGTCGCTGCGCATGGCGCTCATCCATGTACAGAACAACTTCCGGACGGAAAACTGGCACCCTCCGGGTCCCCGCCAGTTGCTGACACTGCTTGTCTCGCCCCAGGCACGCATCGTCCAGAGCGCGGCCCAGTTGCTTGATGTCATTGTGGAGTCACTCGGCCGGCTTCAGGCGGAACTCCATGGCGAGACACCCGCGCTCGAATTCCTCTGGAACGAATGGAAGGAAGAAGGTGGGCCGGTCCGGTTCAAGCCGAAGAAGGAGAACCTCCTCTCTGACTGGATCAAACGTCACCTCGCACAGGAGCTCGCGGGACGACGCATCGTCGTGAACCGCGAGGTGGAGATCCGTCCCACGGAGCCCCTGCGCCCCGGACAGCGCACGGACCTGCTCGTCCAGGCATTTGCATCCGAGCGGGAAGCCCCCATCAGCGTCATCATCGAGGTCAAGGGCTGCTGGAACACCGGCCTATGGACGGCCATGCGCGAGCAACTGGTGGATCGCTACCTCGCGGAGAACGCCTGTCAGCACGGCATCTACCTGGTCGGCTGGTATGCCTGCGCTCATTGGGATGAGACGCGTGCACACCCCACCGAGGGACGTGCCATCCCCCAGGACCGCGCGCGGCAATGGCTCCAGGAACAGGCGACGGAACTCTCCCGGGGGAACGTCCAGGTTCGCTCCTTCGTCCTGGACGCCGCATTCCGGGCGGAGCGGGAAGCGCCCCCTCCGCGCAAACGCCGGTGA
- a CDS encoding restriction endonuclease, translating to MANIRPVDFILLDSIFEMNTGYVLDFSDRTMSRFFSDELNIDIDNPVYQDDGNSKAKRLRCFLRKVDAPTAVRTLNALWEYREARRQQACREEIVANAHGRLLELINRLQGGPRREQAPAAPAFNREKAAQLRAALMALANLNPHPRGYAFERFLKDLFDAYGLAARDAFRLQGEQIDGSFLLGSEVYLLEAKWHGASIGNAELHAFHGKVEQKAAWTRGLFISHSGFTEDGLHAFGRGKRVICMDGLDLWDALSREIPMNHVLEQKVRHAAEKGEPFARVRDLFPN from the coding sequence ATGGCCAACATCCGCCCAGTTGACTTCATTCTCCTCGACAGTATTTTCGAGATGAACACCGGCTACGTGCTGGATTTCTCTGATCGGACGATGTCTCGGTTCTTCTCCGACGAGCTGAACATCGACATAGATAACCCGGTTTATCAGGATGACGGCAATTCTAAGGCCAAGCGGCTCCGTTGCTTTCTCAGGAAAGTGGACGCTCCAACAGCCGTGCGGACGCTCAACGCGCTCTGGGAGTATCGGGAGGCGCGCCGCCAACAAGCGTGCCGCGAAGAGATAGTTGCTAACGCGCACGGGCGTCTGCTCGAACTCATCAATCGTCTTCAGGGAGGGCCTAGAAGAGAGCAGGCCCCAGCGGCTCCCGCCTTCAACCGAGAGAAGGCGGCGCAGCTTAGGGCGGCCTTGATGGCTCTCGCCAACCTGAATCCACATCCGAGAGGCTATGCCTTCGAGAGGTTCCTCAAGGACCTATTCGACGCCTACGGCCTTGCGGCGCGTGATGCCTTCCGGCTTCAGGGCGAGCAGATCGATGGCAGCTTCCTGCTCGGGAGTGAGGTCTATCTCCTAGAAGCCAAGTGGCACGGGGCGTCGATCGGTAACGCGGAGTTGCACGCCTTCCACGGCAAGGTGGAACAGAAGGCCGCGTGGACCCGAGGTCTGTTCATCAGTCATAGCGGCTTCACTGAAGATGGGCTGCACGCCTTCGGACGCGGCAAGCGCGTCATCTGCATGGATGGCCTCGACCTCTGGGACGCTCTCTCTCGCGAGATACCGATGAACCACGTATTAGAACAGAAGGTGCGTCATGCTGCCGAAAAGGGCGAGCCGTTCGCTCGTGTTCGTGACCTATTCCCTAACTAA
- a CDS encoding ArsR/SmtB family transcription factor, whose product MVQYVDAGLDASFAALSDATRRGVLEQLGRAEASITDLAAKFNMTLTGMKKHVGVLERAGLVITEKVGRVRTCRIGPRRLEEEMAWLTSYRQLWDARFDELDKVVEELKRQEQVNGRKKRE is encoded by the coding sequence ATGGTTCAGTATGTAGATGCCGGGCTCGATGCTTCGTTCGCCGCGCTCTCCGACGCCACCCGACGCGGTGTCCTGGAGCAGCTCGGGCGTGCGGAGGCCTCGATCACGGACCTCGCCGCGAAGTTCAACATGACCCTCACGGGCATGAAGAAGCACGTCGGTGTCCTGGAGCGGGCCGGGCTCGTGATCACGGAGAAGGTCGGACGCGTGCGGACCTGCAGGATCGGCCCGCGCCGACTGGAGGAGGAGATGGCCTGGCTCACGAGTTATCGCCAGCTCTGGGATGCACGCTTCGACGAACTGGACAAGGTCGTCGAGGAATTGAAGCGGCAGGAGCAGGTCAATGGACGCAAGAAAAGAGAGTGA
- a CDS encoding SRPBCC domain-containing protein yields the protein MKNRTTVELKSERETVVTRTFDAPARIVFEAWTKPELFKKWWVPKSMGMTLVSCEMDVRTGGTYRLVFGQGMAFFGTYTEVTPHSRLVWTNEEGGDNASVTTVTFEEKEGKTLLVVSELYPSKEALDAAGGAADALAETFQQLDELLVGLGASA from the coding sequence ATGAAGAACCGCACGACCGTGGAACTGAAGTCCGAGCGTGAGACCGTCGTCACGCGAACCTTCGATGCTCCGGCACGCATCGTGTTCGAAGCGTGGACAAAGCCCGAGCTGTTCAAGAAATGGTGGGTGCCGAAGTCGATGGGAATGACCCTGGTCTCCTGCGAGATGGATGTGCGTACCGGGGGCACGTACCGTCTGGTGTTCGGCCAGGGGATGGCGTTCTTCGGGACGTACACCGAAGTGACACCGCACTCGCGCCTCGTCTGGACCAATGAGGAAGGGGGTGACAATGCGTCCGTCACCACGGTCACCTTCGAGGAAAAAGAGGGCAAGACGCTGCTGGTCGTGAGCGAGCTCTACCCCTCGAAGGAAGCGCTCGACGCTGCCGGCGGGGCGGCGGATGCGCTGGCCGAGACGTTCCAGCAACTGGACGAGCTGCTCGTCGGCCTGGGCGCGAGCGCGTAG